In the Fusobacterium perfoetens genome, one interval contains:
- a CDS encoding AEC family transporter, with amino-acid sequence MLENLLVSLNVVFPIFVMLTIGVYVRKKKMVTDQSLSVMNKLVFRIFMSSLLFINISNMDIKAVLDVRNLKLVLIIWGALFSITVLCYFLFEKTMTDRNQIPVMIQGAYRANLALFGIPMAMSLYGEKGLGVMSLVSAAAIPLTNMMAVSLLEGYATKKVNVKKVLISIAKNPLIICSTLALIVVFLDIKLPKLIKNPIVSLGQVATPLSFVVLGATLKFDSLVKNLKLSMVANTIKLIILPLIAVSIGIKAGFTNEYLLGILGATGAPGAVSSFIMVKEIGGDENLAAELVVSSTLLSILTLFVWIFVLKTFGYL; translated from the coding sequence ATGTTAGAGAATCTTTTAGTATCGCTAAATGTTGTATTTCCCATTTTTGTTATGTTGACAATAGGGGTTTATGTGAGAAAGAAAAAAATGGTAACAGATCAGTCCCTATCTGTTATGAATAAACTTGTGTTTAGAATATTTATGAGTTCTCTACTTTTTATAAATATCTCAAATATGGATATAAAAGCAGTTCTTGATGTAAGAAATTTAAAATTAGTTTTAATTATCTGGGGAGCTTTATTTTCTATAACTGTGCTTTGTTATTTTTTATTTGAAAAAACTATGACTGATAGAAATCAAATACCAGTTATGATACAAGGAGCTTATAGAGCAAACTTAGCACTTTTTGGAATACCTATGGCAATGTCTTTATATGGAGAAAAGGGTCTTGGAGTGATGTCACTTGTGAGTGCTGCTGCAATTCCTCTTACAAATATGATGGCGGTAAGTCTTTTGGAAGGGTATGCTACAAAAAAAGTAAATGTAAAGAAAGTTTTAATCTCTATTGCAAAAAATCCTTTGATTATTTGTAGTACCCTGGCTTTGATTGTGGTATTTCTTGATATAAAACTTCCAAAACTTATAAAAAATCCTATTGTAAGTCTTGGGCAAGTGGCTACACCTCTTTCATTTGTGGTTTTAGGGGCAACTTTAAAATTTGACAGCCTTGTAAAAAATCTTAAACTTAGTATGGTAGCAAATACAATAAAACTTATAATTCTTCCATTGATAGCTGTAAGTATTGGAATAAAAGCTGGATTTACTAATGAATATTTGCTTGGAATTTTAGGGGCAACAGGAGCTCCAGGAGCAGTATCATCTTTTATTATGGTTAAAGAGATTGGAGGAGATGAAAATTTAGCAGCGGAACTTGTGGTTTCTTCAACTCTTTTATCAATACTTACTTTATTTGTATGGATATTTGTTTTAAAAACTTTTGGTTATTTATAA
- a CDS encoding YMGG-like glycine zipper-containing protein, whose translation MKKFLVVLALASIAFVGCTRTEKHIATGAAVGAVAGHIIGGDTGTLVGAGLGAGAGAIAAERNK comes from the coding sequence ATGAAAAAATTTTTAGTTGTTTTAGCACTTGCAAGTATCGCTTTTGTTGGATGTACAAGAACTGAAAAACATATAGCTACTGGAGCAGCTGTCGGAGCTGTGGCTGGTCATATAATAGGAGGAGATACGGGTACTCTTGTTGGAGCTGGACTTGGAGCTGGAGCTGGAGCTATTGCTGCAGAAAGAAATAAATAG
- a CDS encoding CidA/LrgA family protein → MFIQLLILLSINFVGILIQKFFHLPLPGTIIGMMILFILLYTKVLTEKTIGDICDFLIKIMVLLFLPPIIDLIENFDLLRVGFLKIIFLLVVTTAITMVVTGKTVDFLIRMKEGKK, encoded by the coding sequence TTGTTTATTCAGCTTTTAATTTTATTGTCTATTAATTTTGTCGGTATTCTTATCCAAAAGTTTTTTCATCTACCTTTACCAGGAACTATAATAGGTATGATGATACTTTTTATATTACTATACACAAAAGTTTTAACAGAGAAAACTATTGGAGATATATGTGATTTTCTTATAAAGATAATGGTACTTCTGTTTTTACCTCCAATAATCGATTTGATAGAAAACTTTGATTTGTTAAGAGTAGGATTTTTGAAAATTATATTTTTATTAGTAGTGACAACAGCTATCACAATGGTTGTCACAGGAAAAACAGTAGACTTTTTAATTAGAATGAAAGAGGGGAAAAAATAA
- a CDS encoding histidine phosphatase family protein, translating to MKIYFVRHGETEWNVKKIFQGVKDSPLTSLGKEQARKLKNRLNQLDFDYFYSSPLGRAKETLRILTEDRKNITLGEIENFREIDMGEMEGVPRDDFERKYPVQFNNLWYNGKDYDPSEYKGENFQGVIDRVKKGLDFLVTNHKKDDKILVVSHGIALEAIFACINNEGVETFSERKVPENTSLTIVEYIDNQFKILDFSNTSHLD from the coding sequence GTGAAAATATATTTTGTACGCCACGGAGAAACTGAATGGAATGTAAAAAAAATATTTCAAGGGGTAAAAGATTCTCCTTTAACAAGTCTTGGGAAAGAGCAAGCTAGAAAATTAAAAAATAGATTAAATCAGTTAGATTTTGATTATTTTTATTCATCTCCACTTGGGAGAGCCAAAGAAACTTTAAGAATACTTACAGAGGATAGAAAAAATATTACTTTGGGAGAGATAGAAAATTTTAGAGAGATTGATATGGGAGAGATGGAAGGAGTTCCAAGAGATGATTTTGAAAGAAAATACCCTGTTCAATTTAATAATCTTTGGTACAATGGAAAAGATTATGATCCAAGTGAATATAAGGGAGAAAATTTCCAAGGAGTAATAGATAGAGTAAAAAAAGGCTTAGATTTTTTAGTGACAAATCATAAAAAAGATGATAAAATTCTTGTAGTTTCTCACGGAATTGCTTTAGAGGCAATATTTGCTTGTATAAATAACGAGGGAGTGGAAACTTTTTCAGAAAGAAAAGTTCCAGAGAATACAAGTCTTACAATAGTAGAGTATATAGACAATCAATTTAAAATTTTGGATTTTTCTAATACTTCACATCTGGACTAA
- a CDS encoding peptidoglycan DD-metalloendopeptidase family protein: MAFNLEELNKLRKKNIKQYVMVKRNKEIVIILGVFLIINMIIINTFLKPFNREVVDTSKFTEFYQSESEDKKDLEDVFVVLSKNYYTIKKNYNLKDKPVEITEEQVSKILGEEIKEPEIKPETTTAPKVALEKRIYEVKAGDSLDKISKEFSQSINIIKANNPKIGTTLQIGEELLIPTINGIYYKVKNGDSLSRISTKYKVKIDVIKEYNNLTSDTLKVGQELFLKDPNLKNISSSVRTFTMPVNYKGITSPYGNRFHPVLKRYILHSGVDMVASYVPVTASRSGVVTFVGVAGGYGKLIKIKHSDGYETRYAHLNRIDVKKGQKVSQGQSLGQSGMTGRVTGPHLHFEVRKNGKPVNPMKYLKR; this comes from the coding sequence ATGGCTTTTAATTTAGAAGAACTTAATAAATTAAGAAAAAAGAATATAAAGCAATATGTAATGGTAAAAAGAAATAAAGAGATTGTTATAATTTTAGGAGTTTTTCTAATAATAAATATGATTATTATAAATACCTTTCTAAAACCTTTTAACAGAGAAGTTGTAGATACATCAAAATTTACTGAATTTTATCAAAGTGAAAGCGAAGATAAAAAAGATTTAGAAGATGTATTTGTTGTTTTAAGCAAAAACTATTATACAATAAAGAAAAATTATAATTTAAAAGATAAGCCAGTAGAAATTACAGAAGAACAAGTTTCTAAAATTTTAGGTGAAGAGATAAAAGAGCCTGAAATAAAACCAGAAACGACTACTGCACCAAAAGTAGCTTTAGAAAAAAGAATTTATGAAGTAAAAGCTGGAGATTCTTTAGATAAGATTTCAAAAGAATTTTCTCAAAGTATAAATATTATAAAAGCTAATAATCCTAAAATTGGTACTACTCTTCAAATAGGAGAAGAATTGTTAATACCAACAATAAATGGTATTTATTACAAAGTTAAAAATGGAGATAGTCTTTCTAGAATTTCAACAAAATATAAAGTAAAAATAGATGTTATAAAAGAATATAATAATTTAACATCAGATACTTTAAAAGTAGGGCAAGAGTTATTTTTAAAAGATCCTAACTTAAAAAATATATCTTCTTCAGTAAGAACTTTTACAATGCCAGTAAATTATAAAGGGATTACTAGTCCTTATGGAAATAGATTTCACCCAGTATTAAAAAGATATATTTTACATTCTGGTGTAGATATGGTAGCTAGCTATGTTCCTGTAACAGCTTCAAGAAGTGGAGTAGTTACTTTTGTGGGAGTTGCTGGAGGATATGGAAAATTAATAAAAATAAAACACTCAGATGGATATGAAACTAGATATGCCCATCTTAATAGAATTGATGTAAAAAAAGGTCAAAAAGTAAGCCAAGGTCAATCTTTGGGACAAAGTGGAATGACTGGAAGAGTAACAGGACCACATTTACATTTTGAAGTTAGAAAAAATGGTAAACCTGTAAATCCAATGAAATATTTAAAAAGATAA
- a CDS encoding alpha/beta hydrolase — MELIHRDTKDGLNLVGCYWEGKKEKACIVFTHGMYDNILENNFVELMGEELSKKGYGFIFGHNRGYGVINTILVKDRESGKFSNKIIGSTFEKFGESIYDVDLWVETAKSFGYSKIILASHSFGWLKNLYYMSKKGLSNIAGVIMISPPDTVGLVGRWEKSKEMFAEAWENIEKGNSKKIMEHKMLDIFPISSRTFYSYRRDGILDIFPLVESPEEFGYFSKIDKPIIMFLAERDNVIVETPQKDIEKIKSYAKSTDDFTGIVIEKTTHKYIKKEKELVNYIVDWVEKRF; from the coding sequence ATGGAACTGATTCATAGAGATACCAAAGATGGTTTAAACTTAGTAGGTTGTTACTGGGAGGGGAAAAAAGAAAAAGCGTGTATTGTATTTACTCACGGTATGTATGATAATATTTTGGAAAATAATTTCGTAGAACTTATGGGAGAGGAACTTTCAAAAAAAGGTTACGGATTTATTTTTGGACATAACAGAGGTTATGGGGTTATAAATACAATATTAGTAAAAGATAGAGAAAGTGGAAAGTTTAGCAATAAAATAATCGGATCAACTTTTGAAAAATTTGGTGAAAGTATCTATGATGTTGATTTGTGGGTTGAAACTGCCAAAAGTTTTGGATATTCAAAAATTATTCTAGCCTCACATAGTTTTGGTTGGCTAAAAAATCTATATTATATGTCTAAAAAAGGATTAAGTAATATAGCGGGAGTTATAATGATATCTCCGCCAGATACAGTTGGACTTGTAGGAAGATGGGAAAAATCAAAGGAGATGTTTGCTGAGGCTTGGGAAAATATCGAGAAGGGAAACTCTAAAAAAATAATGGAGCATAAAATGTTAGATATATTTCCCATTAGTTCAAGAACATTTTATTCATATAGAAGAGATGGGATTTTGGATATATTTCCCCTTGTAGAAAGTCCAGAAGAATTTGGATATTTTTCAAAAATTGATAAACCAATAATTATGTTTTTAGCCGAAAGAGATAATGTAATAGTGGAAACTCCACAAAAAGATATAGAAAAAATAAAAAGTTATGCAAAGTCTACTGATGATTTTACAGGAATAGTTATAGAAAAAACAACCCATAAATATATAAAAAAAGAAAAAGAGCTTGTAAATTATATTGTTGATTGGGTAGAAAAAAGATTTTAG
- a CDS encoding LrgB family protein yields MSMEILNSPLFGLILTILAFNIGLYIFEKSGKFPLFNPLLISGIIVISLMEGFNIPLSYYQKGGVMLSFFLAPATIALALPLYRQVDKLREHFFPIIVGALVGAVTAIVSIIFIGKALGIDEVLLKSFMPKSITTPLGIELSALVGGIPAITIFAIIITGITGNAIAPFICKYFGIKHPVAKGLGIGISSHAVGTAKAIEMGEIEGAMSALSIVIAGIITFLVAPLLLFLI; encoded by the coding sequence ATGAGTATGGAAATTTTAAACAGTCCACTTTTTGGGCTTATACTAACAATTTTGGCTTTTAACATAGGGCTTTATATATTTGAAAAATCTGGAAAATTTCCATTATTTAATCCATTGCTTATAAGTGGAATAATAGTTATAAGTTTGATGGAGGGATTTAATATTCCACTAAGTTATTATCAAAAAGGTGGGGTTATGTTATCGTTTTTCTTAGCACCAGCCACAATAGCTCTTGCACTTCCTCTTTATAGACAGGTTGATAAATTGAGAGAACATTTTTTCCCAATCATTGTTGGAGCTTTAGTAGGAGCAGTGACAGCTATTGTATCGATAATATTTATAGGAAAAGCTTTGGGAATTGATGAAGTTCTTCTTAAATCTTTTATGCCAAAATCAATCACAACACCTCTTGGAATAGAGTTAAGTGCTTTGGTTGGAGGAATTCCTGCAATAACAATTTTCGCTATAATAATTACTGGGATAACTGGAAATGCTATCGCTCCATTTATCTGTAAATATTTTGGAATAAAACACCCAGTAGCAAAAGGTTTAGGAATTGGAATATCAAGCCACGCTGTTGGAACAGCAAAAGCTATTGAAATGGGAGAGATTGAGGGAGCTATGAGTGCTTTATCAATAGTAATAGCTGGGATAATTACTTTTTTAGTAGCACCACTTTTATTATTCTTAATCTAG
- a CDS encoding N-glycosylase/DNA lyase, which produces MKNEYFYEIEKKYFEIKDDIDKRLEEYKKVWEEGTNEDIHAELSFCILTPQSKARNAWKAITNMRNDNVLFSADAETLSEYLNIVRFKNNKAKYLVELRNQMTKDGKIITKDFFESIPTVPERRNWIVENIKGMSWKEAGHFLRNVGFGQEVAILDRHILKNLVRLQVIPEVPKTLSKKIYLEIEDKMKNYCKEVGITMDRMDLLLWYLEAGEIFK; this is translated from the coding sequence ATGAAAAATGAATATTTTTATGAAATAGAAAAAAAATATTTTGAAATAAAAGATGATATTGATAAAAGACTTGAAGAGTATAAAAAAGTTTGGGAAGAGGGAACAAATGAAGATATTCATGCAGAACTATCTTTTTGTATATTAACTCCTCAATCAAAAGCTCGAAATGCTTGGAAAGCTATTACAAATATGAGAAATGATAATGTTTTATTTAGTGCTGATGCAGAAACTTTATCAGAATATTTAAACATAGTGAGATTTAAAAATAATAAGGCAAAATATCTAGTTGAACTTAGAAACCAAATGACAAAAGATGGAAAAATTATAACTAAAGATTTTTTTGAAAGCATTCCTACTGTTCCAGAAAGAAGAAATTGGATAGTTGAAAATATAAAAGGAATGTCTTGGAAAGAGGCTGGACATTTTTTAAGAAATGTTGGATTTGGACAAGAGGTAGCAATCCTTGATAGACATATTCTAAAAAATCTTGTAAGACTTCAAGTGATACCAGAAGTACCAAAAACTTTATCCAAAAAAATCTATTTAGAGATAGAGGACAAGATGAAAAATTATTGCAAAGAAGTGGGAATTACAATGGATAGAATGGATTTATTGCTTTGGTATCTAGAGGCAGGAGAGATATTTAAGTAA
- a CDS encoding NCS2 family permease: protein MEKFFKLSEKNTTVRQEIIAGITTFLTMAYIVFVNPAILSATEMDQGALITATCLSAIIGTGLTGLWVNAPFAMAPGMGLNAFFAFTLVKGMGATWEQALGVVFLSGIIFVILTVTGVRKALILAIPMELRLATGAGIGLFIAFLGMQSMGLIVDNPATLVGLGAFTKPVAISVIGLVVMAFLEVRKTKGGILLGIVITTILGILMGEIEAPKTIISMPPSIAPIAFKLDILGALKPALMGAILSFLFVDLFDSLGTILACANEAGLIDKDGNVEKIDKVLEVDAASTMIGSLLGTSTVTTFVESASGIAAGGRTGLTSITTAICFFIALFFSPLIGAVPAYATAPALVIVGVFMFKNLLDIDLRNLETAIPCFLTIAMMPLAYSISIGLAFGFVSYVLIKVFVGKAREVNLILWIVAIFSFLEITGLMKVLVGKLF from the coding sequence ATGGAAAAGTTTTTTAAATTGTCTGAAAAAAACACAACAGTAAGACAAGAAATCATTGCAGGTATCACTACTTTTTTAACTATGGCTTACATAGTTTTTGTTAACCCAGCTATTTTATCAGCTACTGAGATGGATCAAGGAGCATTAATCACAGCTACTTGTCTTTCAGCTATAATTGGTACAGGACTTACAGGTCTTTGGGTAAATGCACCATTTGCTATGGCACCAGGAATGGGACTTAACGCTTTCTTTGCTTTTACATTAGTAAAAGGTATGGGAGCAACTTGGGAACAAGCTCTTGGAGTAGTATTTTTATCAGGAATTATATTTGTAATTTTAACAGTTACTGGAGTTAGAAAAGCTCTTATCCTTGCAATTCCTATGGAATTAAGACTTGCAACAGGAGCAGGAATTGGTTTATTTATAGCGTTTTTAGGAATGCAATCAATGGGACTTATAGTAGATAATCCAGCTACACTTGTAGGACTTGGAGCATTTACAAAACCAGTGGCTATTTCAGTTATAGGATTAGTAGTTATGGCTTTCCTAGAAGTAAGAAAAACTAAAGGTGGAATCTTATTAGGAATAGTAATCACAACTATTTTAGGAATTTTAATGGGAGAAATTGAAGCTCCAAAAACAATAATCTCTATGCCACCAAGCATAGCTCCAATAGCTTTCAAACTTGATATATTAGGAGCTTTAAAACCAGCTTTAATGGGAGCAATATTATCATTCCTATTTGTTGACTTATTTGATTCTTTAGGAACAATCTTAGCTTGTGCAAATGAAGCAGGGCTTATAGATAAAGATGGAAATGTTGAAAAAATAGATAAAGTATTAGAAGTAGACGCTGCATCAACAATGATAGGTTCACTTCTTGGAACTTCAACAGTTACTACATTTGTTGAATCTGCATCAGGAATAGCAGCTGGAGGAAGAACAGGACTTACTTCTATCACAACAGCAATTTGTTTCTTTATAGCATTATTCTTCTCTCCATTAATCGGAGCCGTACCAGCTTACGCAACAGCACCAGCTTTAGTTATAGTTGGAGTATTTATGTTTAAAAACTTATTAGACATAGATTTAAGAAATCTTGAAACAGCTATCCCTTGTTTCTTAACAATTGCTATGATGCCACTTGCTTATAGTATCTCAATAGGACTTGCATTTGGTTTCGTATCATATGTTTTAATCAAAGTGTTTGTAGGAAAAGCAAGAGAAGTAAACTTAATCCTTTGGATAGTTGCCATATTCTCTTTCTTAGAAATTACAGGTTTAATGAAAGTTTTAGTAGGAAAATTATTCTAG
- the rho gene encoding transcription termination factor Rho yields MEFEKFLLKELLEICKQLEIENVSGKKKNEIIKMLEEHFANSDDLTIASGTLDIMGDGYGFLRDTTVEGKKDIYISLSQIKRFKLRQKDIVIGVIRKPKDDEKNYALRKVLFVNNESTEKAEARVPFEDLIPYYPTQKLKLETNQKNISGRIIDLIAPIGKGQRGLIVAPPKAGKTILISTIANSIIENHKDVEVWILLIDERPEEVTDIRENVKGAEVYYSTFDEDPKNHTKVTEEIIERAKVKVENGEDVVILMDSLTRLARAYNIVIPSSGKLISGGIDPSALYYPKNFFGTARNIKNGGSLTIIATALVDTGSKMDDIIYEEFKGTGNMEIHLDRSLAELRIYPAIDIQKSGTRKEELLIDKKKLSVIWDFRRYLAGLDKASATKYLINEIKSTKSNDEMIEKYMSSVEKS; encoded by the coding sequence ATGGAGTTTGAAAAATTTCTACTGAAGGAACTTTTAGAAATCTGCAAACAATTAGAGATAGAAAATGTTTCTGGGAAGAAAAAAAATGAGATAATTAAAATGCTAGAGGAACATTTTGCCAATTCAGATGATCTTACAATAGCAAGTGGGACTTTGGATATAATGGGAGATGGATACGGATTTTTAAGGGATACAACAGTAGAAGGGAAAAAAGATATCTATATTTCTCTTTCACAAATTAAAAGATTTAAGTTAAGACAAAAAGATATAGTAATCGGAGTTATCAGAAAACCAAAAGATGATGAAAAAAACTATGCTCTTAGAAAAGTTTTATTTGTAAATAATGAATCAACAGAGAAAGCTGAGGCAAGAGTACCTTTTGAGGATTTGATTCCGTACTATCCAACACAAAAATTAAAACTTGAAACAAATCAAAAAAATATTTCTGGAAGAATAATAGACCTTATTGCACCTATTGGAAAAGGACAAAGAGGACTTATAGTTGCACCACCAAAAGCTGGAAAAACTATTCTTATAAGCACAATAGCAAATTCTATAATCGAAAATCATAAAGATGTAGAAGTTTGGATTTTGCTGATAGATGAAAGACCAGAAGAGGTAACAGATATAAGGGAAAATGTTAAGGGAGCGGAAGTTTATTATTCAACTTTTGACGAAGATCCGAAAAATCACACAAAAGTAACAGAAGAAATTATAGAGAGAGCTAAGGTAAAAGTTGAAAATGGTGAAGATGTTGTAATACTTATGGACTCTTTAACAAGGCTTGCAAGAGCTTACAACATAGTTATTCCATCAAGTGGAAAACTTATATCAGGGGGAATTGATCCAAGTGCTCTATATTATCCTAAAAATTTCTTTGGAACAGCTAGAAATATAAAAAATGGTGGAAGTTTAACAATAATTGCAACAGCCTTGGTTGATACAGGAAGTAAGATGGACGATATTATTTATGAAGAATTTAAAGGAACTGGAAATATGGAAATCCATCTTGATAGAAGTTTAGCTGAGCTTAGAATATATCCTGCAATAGATATTCAAAAATCAGGAACAAGAAAAGAAGAACTACTTATTGATAAGAAAAAATTATCAGTAATTTGGGATTTTAGAAGATATTTGGCAGGACTTGATAAAGCTTCAGCTACAAAATATTTGATAAATGAGATAAAAAGTACAAAAAGTAATGATGAAATGATAGAAAAATATATGAGTTCTGTGGAAAAGAGTTAG
- the miaB gene encoding tRNA (N6-isopentenyl adenosine(37)-C2)-methylthiotransferase MiaB, with amino-acid sequence MKKNATVITYGCQMNVNESAKIRKIMENLDYDITDNIDESDVVFLNTCTVREGAATQIYGKLGDLKRARDARGTKIIITGCFAQEQGKKLLEKFPYIDIIMGNQNIGRIPEALDEIEHNKKVKHVILTEYEEELPPRIDADFDNKITASISIGYGCNNFCTYCIVPYVRGRERYVPMAEIVEQAKEFVKKGYKEIMLLAQNVNSYGRGLSENETFANLLQNLCDIEGDFLIRFVSPHPRDFTDDVIDVIAKNPKIARSIHIPLQSGSSRVLKLMNRGYTKEKYLDLIEKIKTRIPDIAITTDIIVGFPQETEEDFQDTLDVVRKSKYDTAFMFMYSIRQGTKAAVMEGQIDDEVKHDRLQRLIALQTEISKGISETYEGKIERVLVEGPSKKNKEVLSSRTSTNKIVLFKGEKELEGHFVDVKITECKTWTLYGELVK; translated from the coding sequence ATGAAAAAAAACGCTACTGTTATAACTTATGGTTGCCAAATGAATGTTAATGAAAGTGCAAAAATAAGAAAAATAATGGAAAACTTAGACTATGATATAACTGATAATATAGATGAAAGTGATGTAGTATTCTTAAATACTTGTACTGTAAGAGAGGGAGCTGCAACACAAATATATGGAAAGCTTGGAGATCTGAAAAGAGCTAGAGATGCTAGAGGAACAAAAATAATAATTACAGGTTGTTTTGCTCAAGAGCAAGGAAAAAAACTTTTAGAAAAATTCCCTTACATTGATATTATAATGGGAAACCAAAATATTGGAAGAATTCCTGAGGCATTAGATGAGATAGAACACAACAAAAAAGTAAAACACGTAATCTTAACAGAATATGAAGAAGAATTACCACCAAGAATTGATGCAGATTTTGATAATAAAATCACAGCCTCAATTTCTATCGGTTATGGTTGTAATAACTTCTGTACATATTGTATAGTTCCATATGTAAGAGGAAGAGAAAGATATGTGCCAATGGCTGAGATTGTAGAGCAAGCAAAAGAATTTGTAAAAAAAGGTTATAAAGAAATTATGCTTTTAGCTCAAAATGTAAATTCTTATGGAAGAGGGCTTAGCGAAAATGAAACTTTTGCAAATCTTTTACAAAATCTTTGTGATATAGAGGGAGATTTCTTAATAAGATTTGTTTCTCCTCACCCAAGAGATTTTACAGATGATGTTATTGATGTTATTGCAAAAAATCCTAAGATTGCAAGAAGTATCCATATTCCTTTACAATCTGGTTCTAGTAGAGTTTTAAAACTTATGAACAGAGGTTACACAAAGGAAAAATATTTAGATTTAATAGAAAAAATAAAAACAAGAATACCTGATATAGCTATTACAACAGATATAATAGTAGGATTCCCTCAAGAAACTGAGGAAGATTTCCAAGATACTTTAGATGTTGTAAGAAAATCTAAATATGATACAGCATTTATGTTTATGTATTCTATTAGACAAGGAACAAAAGCTGCTGTTATGGAAGGACAAATAGATGATGAAGTAAAACACGATAGACTTCAAAGATTAATTGCTCTTCAAACAGAAATTTCAAAAGGAATAAGTGAAACTTACGAAGGAAAAATCGAAAGAGTTTTAGTTGAAGGGCCAAGTAAGAAAAATAAAGAAGTTTTAAGTAGTAGAACTTCTACAAATAAAATAGTTTTATTTAAGGGTGAAAAAGAGTTAGAGGGACATTTTGTAGATGTAAAAATTACTGAATGTAAAACTTGGACTTTATATGGTGAGTTAGTAAAATAA
- a CDS encoding dihydrodipicolinate synthase family protein — translation DELGADRVVFNGPDEQLLSGLAMGADGGIGGTYGVMPELYLEIERLFKAGEIAKAREIQYEACRIIYAMCGCKGNLYAVMKAILKMREGIDCGSVRNPLPELVAEDMPKVEACAKMIDEAMKKFF, via the coding sequence AAGATGAATTAGGAGCAGACAGAGTAGTATTCAACGGTCCAGACGAACAATTATTATCAGGACTAGCTATGGGAGCTGACGGAGGAATCGGTGGAACATACGGAGTAATGCCAGAATTATACTTAGAAATAGAAAGATTATTCAAAGCAGGAGAAATAGCAAAAGCAAGAGAAATCCAATATGAAGCATGTAGAATAATCTATGCAATGTGTGGATGTAAAGGAAACTTATACGCAGTAATGAAAGCAATCTTAAAAATGAGAGAAGGAATTGACTGCGGAAGCGTAAGAAATCCATTACCAGAATTAGTAGCAGAAGACATGCCAAAAGTAGAAGCATGTGCAAAAATGATAGACGAAGCAATGAAAAAATTCTTCTAA
- the dapF gene encoding diaminopimelate epimerase encodes MRFTKMQGAGNDFLLVNGFEYNLEEIVPKIKNLCDRRFGVGGDGLMVALPSETCDVKMYYYNSDGSQGEMCGNGLRCFVKFVYEKGIVNKENLKIETLAGVQSADLITENGKVKQVEIEISNPIFEPKKIPVEVEGENAFNQELEVFGEKVKFSTIFLGVPHTVIFMDNENQYDINKFGKEIEKHPLFPRKTNVNFIVVEDRKTIKIFTWERGAGRTLACGTGSCSAGLVSYKLGFTDKEAKIITEGGDLFVNVLENSVRLRGGAEITFEGEVDLSKY; translated from the coding sequence ATGAGATTTACAAAAATGCAAGGGGCTGGAAATGATTTTTTATTAGTAAATGGTTTTGAATATAATTTGGAAGAAATAGTTCCAAAAATAAAAAATCTATGTGATAGAAGATTTGGTGTTGGAGGAGATGGGCTTATGGTAGCTCTTCCAAGCGAAACTTGTGATGTAAAAATGTATTACTACAACAGTGACGGTTCACAAGGTGAAATGTGTGGTAATGGACTTAGATGTTTTGTAAAATTTGTCTATGAAAAAGGAATAGTAAACAAAGAAAATCTGAAAATAGAAACTTTAGCAGGAGTTCAATCTGCTGACCTTATAACAGAAAATGGAAAGGTAAAACAAGTTGAAATAGAAATAAGTAATCCTATATTTGAGCCTAAAAAAATTCCTGTGGAAGTAGAGGGAGAAAATGCTTTTAATCAAGAGTTGGAAGTTTTTGGAGAAAAAGTTAAATTCTCTACAATATTTTTAGGTGTACCTCATACAGTTATCTTTATGGATAATGAAAATCAATATGATATAAATAAATTTGGGAAAGAGATAGAAAAACACCCATTATTCCCAAGAAAAACAAATGTAAACTTTATAGTTGTAGAGGATAGAAAAACTATAAAAATATTTACTTGGGAAAGAGGTGCTGGAAGAACTTTAGCTTGCGGTACTGGTTCTTGTTCAGCTGGTCTTGTATCTTACAAATTAGGTTTTACAGATAAAGAGGCAAAAATCATAACAGAAGGTGGAGATCTGTTTGTAAATGTATTAGAAAATAGTGTAAGACTTCGTGGTGGAGCAGAGATAACTTTTGAAGGTGAAGTTGATTTATCAAAATATTAA